The Fenneropenaeus chinensis mitochondrion, complete genome region CAAGGAACCCCAGGAGCTCTTATACCATTTATAGTGTTAATTGAAACTATCAGAAATATTATCCGACCAGGAACTCTAGCAGTACGTCTTGCAGCTAACATAATTGCAGGACATCTTTTACTTACACTTCTTGGTAGCACTGGTCCCTCTCTTTCAACTACCCTTGTTTCTATACTCATTATTGGACAAATTTTATTATTGATTTTAGAAGCTGCTGTAGCAGTAATTCAATCTTATGTATTCGCTGTATTAAGAACCCTTTATGCTAGTGAAGTAACATAATTATAACTAATGACATCATCTCACGGACACCACGCCTTTCATCTAGTAGATATAAGACCATGACCACTTACAGGTTCAATCAGAGCTATGATATTAACCACAGGACTTGTCAAATGATTCCACCAATTTAACCCTGACCTTCTTGTATTAGGAGTTGTTGCTACAACTCTTACTATAATTCAATGATGACGAGATATTACTCGAGAAGGAACTTACCAAGGATTACATACAAAAGCAGTAACTATTGGCCTTCGATGAGGTATGATTTTATTTATTACGTCTGAAGTACTTTTCTTCTTTTCATTTTTCTGGGCATTTTTTCATAGAAGTCTCTCTCCTAATGTAGAAGTGGGTAGATGCTGACCTCCAGCAGGAATTCAAACTTTTAACCCTTTCCAAATTCCTCTTCTTAATACTGCCATTTTACTTGCTTCTGGAGCAACTGTAACGTGAGCTCACCATGCTATTATAGAAGCCAATTACACTCAGTCAGTTCAAGGACTATCCATTACAGTTATTTTAGGAATATACTTTACAGCTCTTCAGGCCCTAGAATATTATGAAGCGCCATTTACAATTGCCGACTCAGTTTATGGTTCTACCTTCTTTGTCGCCA contains the following coding sequences:
- the COX3 gene encoding cytochrome c oxidase subunit III (TAA stop codon is completed by the addition of 3' A residues to the mRNA) produces the protein MTSSHGHHAFHLVDMSPWPLTGSISAMMLTTGLVKWFHQFNPDLLVLGVVATTLTMIQWWRDITREGTYQGLHTKAVTIGLRWGMILFITSEVLFFFSFFWAFFHSSLSPNVEVGSCWPPAGIQTFNPFQIPLLNTAILLASGATVTWAHHAIMEANYTQSVQGLSITVILGMYFTALQALEYYEAPFTIADSVYGSTFFVATGFHGLHVIIGSTFLSVCLYRLYKCHFSSSHHFGFEAAAWYWHFVDVVWLFLYISIYWWGG